The genomic stretch TTTTGCGCACTTTGCTGCACAGCTTCAGCAGCACGAATTAAGTTCAAACGACCAACCGTTAAACGTCCGAAACGATCCACGTAAATAGAAGAATCAGACAAGGAATAATTACCAACTGGATAAGGTTGTTGTGTATCTCCGAGAGAGATAACAATTTGGGTAGGGTATTGATTAGGTTTGCCGTCTTGATCCAGTAGAAACGCCCAACCTTTTTGTTCACGAAT from Leeia speluncae encodes the following:
- a CDS encoding G5P family DNA-binding protein, translated to MLKIQIDNPHFEAKTGTSQKTGKPYSIREQKGWAFLLDQDGKPNQYPTQIVISLGDTQQPYPVGNYSLSDSSIYVDRFGRLTVGRLNLIRAAEAVQQSAQKVA